The following coding sequences lie in one Danio rerio strain Tuebingen ecotype United States chromosome 25, GRCz12tu, whole genome shotgun sequence genomic window:
- the avpr1aa gene encoding arginine vasopressin receptor 1Aa encodes METHSNTSHPPNTSDPFGRDEEVAKIEIAVLSVTFAVAVIGNYSVLVAIHNTKKKTSRMHLFIKHLSLADLVVAFFQVLPQLCWEITFRFYGPDFLCRIVKHLQVMGMFASTYMMVMMTLDRYIAICHPLKTLQQSTRRSQVMIGGTWVCSLVLSSPQYFIFSLSEIQNGSEVFDCWAHFIQPWGVRAYITWITAGIFLVPVLILMTCYGFICHSIRMSIRYKSKRTQVFGKQSVSSVSSISRAKLRTVKMTFVIVLAYVICWAPFFTVQMWSVWDQSFNWDDSKNTAVTLSALLASLNSCCNPWIYMVFSGHLLQDFALCFPCCQKIRKSFRKEDSDSSIRRTTLLTRMANRSPTCSSSTWRELQHSPKTDRSTPANT; translated from the exons ATGGAGACGCACAGTAACACGTCGCACCCCCCTAACACCTCTGACCCCTTCGGACGCGATGAGGAAGTGGCTAAAATCGAGATCGCGGTGCTCAGCGTGACCTTCGCGGTGGCGGTGATCGGGAACTACAGCGTTCTGGTGGCGATCCACAACACGAAGAAGAAGACCTCGCGCATGCACCTGTTCATCAAACACCTGAGCCTCGCAGACCTGGTGGTGGCCTTCTTCCAGGTGCTCCCGCAGCTCTGCTGGGAGATCACCTTCCGCTTCTACGGGCCGGACTTTCTGTGCAGGATCGTCAAACACCTCCAGGTGATGGGCATGTTCGCGTCCACCtatatgatggtgatgatgactCTGGACCGCTACATCGCCATCTGCCACCCGCTGAAGACCCTCCAGCAGTCCACCCGCAGGTCGCAGGTGATGATCGGCGGCACTTGGGTGTGCAGTTTAGTCCTCAGCAGCCCGCAGTACTTCATCTTCTCGCTCAGCGAGATCCAGAACGGCTCGGAGGTGTTCGATTGCTGGGCGCACTTCATCCAGCCGTGGGGCGTGCGCGCGTACATCACCTGGATCACCGCGGGGATCTTCCTCGTGCCCGTGCTGATTCTGATGACCTGCTATGGCTTCATCTGCCACAGCATCAGGATGAGCATCAGGTATAAGAGCAAGCGGACGCAGGTGTTCGGGAAGCAGTCGGTGAGCTCGGTCTCCAGCATCTCCAGGGCGAAGCTGCGCACCGTCAAGATGACCTTCGTGATCGTGCTCGCCTATGTCATCTGCTGGGCGCCCTTCTTCACCGTGCAGATGTGGTCGGTGTGGGACCAGAGCTTCAACTGGGACG actCGAAGAACACGGCCGTCACTCTGTCTGCTCTGCTGGCCAGTCTGAACAGCTGCTGTAACCCGTGGATCTACATGGTGTTCAGCGGACACCTCCTGCAGGACTTCGCCCTCTGCTTCCCGTGCTGCCAGAAGATCCGGAAAAGTTTCCGCAAAGAGGACTCGGACAGCAGCATCCGCAGAACCACACTGCTGACCCGCATGGCCAACCGCAGCCCCACCTGCAGCTCCAGCACCTGGAGAGAGCTCCAGCACTCGCCCAAGACTGACCGCTCCACGCCGGCCAACACATGA